ATACTTCACGATACACCACGTAAAACGTCAAAAGGTTTGGGatagggaagaagaggaaggaaaaaagcagcttaaAGCAAAGATGGCAAAGGTTACAGAGACTATGCAGGATATGTCTGACTCAAGccctctctcttcctcagtgCCACAAAGATCTCTCCCTCCGCTGTCTACCCAGCCAGCTTTATACACAGCCAGGTGAACATTGAATACGAATCAGATCACCTTTGGTAACTATGCCAAGGGAATCTGCTTTCTACGAACAAGCCAAGCTATCTTCTACCAAGTAGGTTAGAAAGCCTTCTCATGAAGTTACTTGAAACTGCCATGCCCTAAACTACTCTAACTTTATTCTGTagaacttaaggaaaaaaaaaaaagagtaaaatattaaattgaaGGGAAAGTCTCATGTTCTTTTTCAGCTTAACACACAGCTACAGTCTGTCAGAAAGCTAGCTAAGCTATTTCAACCTTCAGCTtctgaagtcacagaatcacagaatcgtataggctggaaaagacctttaagatcgagtccaaccgtaaacctaacactgccaagaccaccactacaccatgtccctaagcacctcatctaaacgtcctttaaatacctccagggatggcgactcaaccacttccctgggcagcctgttccagtgcttgataaccctttcagtgaagtaatttcccaatatccagtataaacctcccctggctcgtcctgtcacttgttacctgggagaagagactgacccccacctctctacaacctcctttcaggtagttgtagagagcaaaaGTCCCACGTCTGTAGTTTTGTGTaatgtgaatttaaaaagaagtacATACTTTTTACTTGCAAATTAATTTACTTACAAATTAATAATCAAGACAGCATCATACCTGCCACAAtggctttctctctttccagggAATTCTTTGCAGCTAAGCTTTCTTCATCAGTGGTTCGATTTCTGAACAGTATCTCTGGACACAGCTTAAATTCAAGTACTTCCTGTTTGCAGGATTTCTCAACTCCTGAGACAGAAGTATCTCTTTTTGCATTGGGGCTGTTTTGTGACACTTTGGGCTTTATATGCCAGACAGGTCTGACAGGTGATGTCTCTAACTTTGTCAGATATATGCGTTCCTGTGCCGTACGTTTAAATGCAACTCTGTTCAGGTAGTGCTTTTTTGGTTCCTTTTGAAGTTGCAATTTTAATCTGTTATTTCTTCTATTTAAGTATAGCAGGTTTTTATCAGGAAACATCTTCTCAGAGCACTTGTCTTTGTTTTGACCATCCAGACGTCTCTCTTTGTTAGAAAAGTAGCTTTTAGATATGGTAGAAGGTCGAGCCCTTTTTCTCGGTAGTTTAAGCACAGAGCGATCTGCTAATGAACTCTTCGGTTTCCAGCCATTTTCTCCATTCAATTTTTTAGCTTTGTCAGTATTTATCATGCAATTATGTGAAAGCTGCTTGGAATTCTTTGCATCAGATTGTTTCAGTCTTTCCTCTTCCACCTTTGTTTTCTTAGAGTCTCTCTTCCCAAtcatattttccttcctcttccgtTCGTACGACTGCTCCTGTGAAGGATGAACTTTCATAGGTTTATGCTGAGAATATTTGTGGTTTCTTGACTTCAAGTCTACAGTGCCAAAATTTGGGAACTTTATAGCATCAGCACAGTAACTATTcagctttttatgttttatttctgctgataATTTGGCATTCTCTTTGATGTTAATTCCTACATCTTGCCCAAGTACCTCCTTTTGTTTCCTACAGTTCTGTTCTTCCACTGACTTCTCTtcacaggttttaattttttgtccttCATTGACTGCTTTGGTTTTATCTTTTGAAAGGGACTCCATTTTGAAAActccttctttctttttggaTGACTTTGTCATGTTGTCTGCATCTGTATGACCAGCTTTCTCTGACAATCCTTCTGAGACTGTCTGATGTTCTTTTTTGTCAGAGTGAAATTCTTTGCCTAACGATGGGGTTCCTCTGCCGATTTGCAGCTcttccttccagctgctccttTTAGATTTATCAACATCCTGGTTTTCAGAGGAATCAAGTGGTCCAATTCTTTCCTGTTGTGTTGTAAGCGGTTTGTATTCATTACTCACGTTTAGCCTAGCTTTTTTGTTCATTACAGAGGTGTATTTAcaaatatcttttttatttttgctaacacTATTTGGGATATTTTCAGAAATTGGCAGGTTTTCCACTGCACAGGTGGTCTTCATTACGGCATCAGATTTACTGTTGTTTTCTTGTCTCTCTGCAGAGCTagtattttcagcttttgaaagTTGATCATTTTTCTCTGAACCAGACGTTCCAAGTTTACAGGGGCACTGTGGCATACCCATTAaagaacaaccttttttttttttcctggtgtcagaggttttttgtggtttttttttcttctcacatagACTCTGACTAGGCTGAATACTGCCTTCAAGGTTCTCCTTCTCAGCTGAAGCCTTTTCTGACTGTTGACTTGCTACTCTCTTCCTGTCACTAGAGGAACACCGGTTGTGTTCAGGAAACAGTTCTTGCATCTGATCAGAGCTTAACACTGCAATTTTTATCTGATCTACTGGGTCCTTCAAATGAGAATTCTTGTCACAAATTTGAGTCTCTTTCTGAGGTTGATTCTCCATCCGCTCAGCCACGGAATCATCTTGTACTGGTTCTTTTGTTAGCATATCAGCACCTTCAATGCCATATGGAAACTCTTTCACTAGTTCAGACAGCTGATTGTTTAGACATGTAATAGGTTCTGCTCCAAAAAGGTTCATctctttttctgtgctatttttacTGGACGTATAATTTTGTTTACTGCTGTCTCTTGGAACAGTGAACGCATTTGTTTCAGTAGTTACGCTGATTGAGAAATCTAGTGAATTTTGAGCTAACTCCTGGTTTATACTAGCAAGAATTTCCAAGTCATTTTCAGGATGCTTGAAAGATGCATTGAGTGACATTTTTTGCTCTGTGGTAGAAATTGTTTTAAGAGGATTGCCACCGCTTGCTTTCTCTAAATGACTAGTTGTGATACCATCCAAAATCTTGCCTGCTTTACTCATGCAGCTTGATGATTCTTCTAACATCTTTTGCAGCAAGCTCTCTTTTTGCTGAGTGTTATTGCTCAGCTCATTTTTATACAAGTTCAGCTGTTGCTCCTTTTGCCTTGGGTCAGATGCATTTCCTTCTGATGAGGTACCATTTAATACTTGTGTCTCAGGGATTGACCTGAAGATACTTGCTATTTGTGGATTATAAAATGTGTCACCTTCAACAAGAGAACATACACTAGAAATACAAAACATCTGTTCTTCCAACACAGCTGTGGATGTATCTCCTGTCTCTAACACAGCTTGTTTGTCTTTATGGTCTCTTACACCTTCTTGAAAGATTTGACTAGAAAAATTTATGCCCAATTCAGGAAGAGAAGGCTTGTTTTGTAATCCAAGCTGCAGATTTTCTCTGGTGTCTTGTGAAGATTGACTAACTTTCCTTTGGTTTTCATCATATGAATCATTTGCACTCACAGTGTTCTTTACTATTCTGTTTCCATCAGCTAATTTGGTCTGTTGCAAATGTGAGTCCTCTTTCTGTACCAGAACACAATCACTGGGTGACGACCGAACAGTTTCTATTGTTCCTTTATCAGTATTTACCACACTTAaaccatttttccccttttcttgcaAGCTACACGTGCTTCCTGAGTCAATCACTGGATTTGTTTTACCTGCAGATGTTGGACATTCATCTGCCTGCTCACTCTGTGTTCTCTGTTCAGAAAGTACTAAAGGAGAGACAACTGCAACTTGGAGTTCAAAACTTTTTATCAAATTGCAACTCAACGTATCAAGTTTTTGTCCTACAGAAGCAGTTGTTACAGGCAAAATTGCTTCGTCGGTACTAACCAGaacattattttgttctttattttttgtgttctgGCTGTAAGGTGAAATCTCATTTGCTGCAGGGCTTTCATTTGACTGGCTGTTTTGCACACTTACAGATTCCGACGGATGTTTCCTCCACAAGCCCAGACACGCAGTTAGCTCTTCCACAGAGTAACTATAATTGCTCtgtttaaaagatttattttcagtaaatggcttttttttctgagctaCATCACTCCGGAATTTAGCTTCACCAGATTCAGTTGTTTCTGATACAGGAGAGTGTGTGGGAACCATAAACGCCTGCTCACCTTTCAAACTTGCTACGTTCCTCTCACTAGTGTCTTTTAGTAAGCTTCCACCCGAGACAGATGTATCTAGCAGTGGTTTTTCACTAAGCAGGAGACTAGTCAGTATTTTATCAGCAGTAGCACCAGCTGTCTTCTCTTTCAATACATTTGTGCTGCTCAATACGAACTGAAGAAATGATGAGTTCTCGGGGTTAACTGGCACATTCTTTGATACAATTTTGATAGAGCTATCCACTTGACTAAAACATGAAGCATTGTTCAAGGATGTCACAGTTTTTTGAGAAGAGGCCAAGGCATATGCATCTCTTCGTTCCGAGATGGGAGTGCTCTCAGGATTATTTAATTGAGCTGGGAGTTTGCTCTGAGAGGGAATAGGAGCAGAGCTTGATGAAAGGCTTCCCTGTTCCCCCTGAGGGTTACTTTGAGTCACCTCTAATCCTCTGTTATCAGCATCCGCTAcgtttttgttgtttctttcttcaggtgaAGGGTTAAGTATCGGACTCTCTGTCCTTGCTGTTTCAGATGGGGAAGGTGGTACATTTTGGTTGGGCACCCATGGAACACAATTAGCAAGAGTACTTTGATAACTTGGCGGAAGTGGCGGAGTACTTTTGTCACGTTCTGAAGCTGCTAAGAGTTTTCTTCTATAATGATGGATCCTTTCAAGCaggacacatttttttttaatagtgagaaGCCTTTGAGCTTCCCAAGCTAGTCTGTCCTTTGTAATTGTtcctccatctgctgctgctgaagaaatttGAGAATTAACAGGCCCATTCATTAAGCTGCTAGTCTGGCTTTCTTGAACTGAAGCAGGATCACTCAGTGGCTTTGAAGCAGCCACCGAAGAAAGAGTTTCCATTTCTTGCACAACATCATACAGTTCTTTGGAAATGCCAGGGGATGCCACAGACATTTCATTAAAAGGCTGATTTGCTGTCACATTTCCACTTGAATTGCAGACATTCCTAACTGATTGACTGACTTCTCCAGATTGCTGTTTCTGACAGTGTTGCTGAACACtgttaaaaccagtattttctggATCTGATGGGCACTTCTGTTGGCTAAAGGTGTATCCATTAGGCACATTTTGAACTGCCTGTGGTACACCTATTGAAGATTGTGCTGCAGCTCTTGAATCACAGTTGGCAGGCAACAAAGATGGTACAGAACATCCACTAGAAGCTTCTGATCTCATCTGACTTGGTCGATAATGTAGCAGCTGTACATTTGCTGCAGAATTTTGGTTCAGTGAGTGTAAAACTTCAAACTGAGTGTTGGGATGATATATTTGGTTTTGGACATGTTGCCCAGGTGTACCAAGAGACATAGAATTATTCTGAGAATGCACGTTACTTTGATATAACATTGTAGTTCTCATGGAATTACGCTGCGGTATTTGTGGCCGCACAGTGTAACCGTTTGCAGTGACATACTGAGGTTCCCGAAGGACATTCCCCACGTTATTTCCAGTGTTTATTTGAGAAGACAGGGGAGGCAACTTTCTAAGGGAATAACTGTAGGTATTAGAGTTTGGCCAAGAAGTCTGAGTCATCTCTGCCTGCAAACGTGATGTCTGATTGGGAGGTTTTGGAGCTATTGGTACGCAGGATGGTGGACGTCGATCAACCAAGTATTTCGAGATAAAAAAATCATTACCAGCTACAGATGCTCCTGGTAAGGCCTGATCTGAAGTTCTGAATCCTTCAGCATTtaaaggagggaaggcagcattGCTAGTTGGCAGATACACCATTTGGTTATTTCCAGCATAATTGCATGCATTTTTAGAGGAATAGGCATTTGTCTGAGGAAAAGCGTGTGCATTAGAAAATAACTGTGTGTAACAGGCTTCTTCACTTTGCGGGTTCTTCTTTGCATCAACATTCTGGAGTGGTCTTACATTCCAGTCCATCTTTTCTTGATTTCTGCTTCTTCAGCCAAAACCCAAAATgctaaaaaacaccaaaacaaacaaacaaaacccttaaTCTTTTGATAAAAACCTATTTCACTTACCAAGAAGTGATTTAGAATGCATTATGAACAGAATCGTTGAACTTAAATTGCTAGGTAGAAGAGCAACTCCACTGGCACATCCTGTGGACATTGATGTTGTCAATGTCAAGTTGCATAAATTATTTCCCGGAACACAGTTATGGTACAAAAAGACAGAGCAGCAACTAAAAATTCTATTGACTGTCTAATGAGTAACAAAATCCTCACATTATTCTGCTAATTCTGTTGTCattcagctttttaatttaaCGATAGATTGCTGTATTTACCTTCTCATccaaaaacaatggaaaaaacccaatgtaTTTGTATAACATGATACAATAAGCAATGCTTAAGAGCTGAGCATAAGAAGCACCTATAGAATATAATACAAGTCAGAGTCTTCATACAAGACGACTAGACTTCAATTATACCTTCAAATacaacaaaagaaaggagaaaattaatctGGCTTCAGTAAAGATCTCTCATAATAATGTGGcccacttgtttttattttacatgtcaTTTGCTCTTCCCTGACACTGTGGGCAGTTATTAATTTTTGAGAAACACACGCCTGTGACTCTAGTTAACAGCACATGTAGCTACAAGCAAACCACCCCTAATTCTGTTTGGCAGC
The genomic region above belongs to Mycteria americana isolate JAX WOST 10 ecotype Jacksonville Zoo and Gardens chromosome 1, USCA_MyAme_1.0, whole genome shotgun sequence and contains:
- the RESF1 gene encoding retroelement silencing factor 1, producing MDWNVRPLQNVDAKKNPQSEEACYTQLFSNAHAFPQTNAYSSKNACNYAGNNQMVYLPTSNAAFPPLNAEGFRTSDQALPGASVAGNDFFISKYLVDRRPPSCVPIAPKPPNQTSRLQAEMTQTSWPNSNTYSYSLRKLPPLSSQINTGNNVGNVLREPQYVTANGYTVRPQIPQRNSMRTTMLYQSNVHSQNNSMSLGTPGQHVQNQIYHPNTQFEVLHSLNQNSAANVQLLHYRPSQMRSEASSGCSVPSLLPANCDSRAAAQSSIGVPQAVQNVPNGYTFSQQKCPSDPENTGFNSVQQHCQKQQSGEVSQSVRNVCNSSGNVTANQPFNEMSVASPGISKELYDVVQEMETLSSVAASKPLSDPASVQESQTSSLMNGPVNSQISSAAADGGTITKDRLAWEAQRLLTIKKKCVLLERIHHYRRKLLAASERDKSTPPLPPSYQSTLANCVPWVPNQNVPPSPSETARTESPILNPSPEERNNKNVADADNRGLEVTQSNPQGEQGSLSSSSAPIPSQSKLPAQLNNPESTPISERRDAYALASSQKTVTSLNNASCFSQVDSSIKIVSKNVPVNPENSSFLQFVLSSTNVLKEKTAGATADKILTSLLLSEKPLLDTSVSGGSLLKDTSERNVASLKGEQAFMVPTHSPVSETTESGEAKFRSDVAQKKKPFTENKSFKQSNYSYSVEELTACLGLWRKHPSESVSVQNSQSNESPAANEISPYSQNTKNKEQNNVLVSTDEAILPVTTASVGQKLDTLSCNLIKSFELQVAVVSPLVLSEQRTQSEQADECPTSAGKTNPVIDSGSTCSLQEKGKNGLSVVNTDKGTIETVRSSPSDCVLVQKEDSHLQQTKLADGNRIVKNTVSANDSYDENQRKVSQSSQDTRENLQLGLQNKPSLPELGINFSSQIFQEGVRDHKDKQAVLETGDTSTAVLEEQMFCISSVCSLVEGDTFYNPQIASIFRSIPETQVLNGTSSEGNASDPRQKEQQLNLYKNELSNNTQQKESLLQKMLEESSSCMSKAGKILDGITTSHLEKASGGNPLKTISTTEQKMSLNASFKHPENDLEILASINQELAQNSLDFSISVTTETNAFTVPRDSSKQNYTSSKNSTEKEMNLFGAEPITCLNNQLSELVKEFPYGIEGADMLTKEPVQDDSVAERMENQPQKETQICDKNSHLKDPVDQIKIAVLSSDQMQELFPEHNRCSSSDRKRVASQQSEKASAEKENLEGSIQPSQSLCEKKKKPQKTSDTRKKKKGCSLMGMPQCPCKLGTSGSEKNDQLSKAENTSSAERQENNSKSDAVMKTTCAVENLPISENIPNSVSKNKKDICKYTSVMNKKARLNVSNEYKPLTTQQERIGPLDSSENQDVDKSKRSSWKEELQIGRGTPSLGKEFHSDKKEHQTVSEGLSEKAGHTDADNMTKSSKKKEGVFKMESLSKDKTKAVNEGQKIKTCEEKSVEEQNCRKQKEVLGQDVGINIKENAKLSAEIKHKKLNSYCADAIKFPNFGTVDLKSRNHKYSQHKPMKVHPSQEQSYERKRKENMIGKRDSKKTKVEEERLKQSDAKNSKQLSHNCMINTDKAKKLNGENGWKPKSSLADRSVLKLPRKRARPSTISKSYFSNKERRLDGQNKDKCSEKMFPDKNLLYLNRRNNRLKLQLQKEPKKHYLNRVAFKRTAQERIYLTKLETSPVRPVWHIKPKVSQNSPNAKRDTSVSGVEKSCKQEVLEFKLCPEILFRNRTTDEESLAAKNSLEREKAIVAGVKSKKEDWLKCDPVKQKKLEEISAAEDSIPLDTAIQILDGDGEALHIPIKDSKEMFQTYRKMYLEKKMQKS